The Paenibacillus mucilaginosus 3016 genome includes the window CAATCCGAGCAGGGCATCATCTACCCTGCCGGGGAGGAGCGTCCGGGTCTGTACCTCGACGCAGGCCGGTGGATGAAGGAGCACATTGCATCGGCGCATGGCTCCATGATGCATTATTTGAGCAGTCTCGACAAGAAGTGGACCGGCCTCTCGGATCTGCAGCGCAGCCTGCTGCTCTTGTTCCACGAGGGCCACAGCGATGCGGAGATCGTCAAGAAGGTGGGGGGCGGCAGCGCTTCGACGATCCGCAATCACCGCTTCATGCTCCGGGAGAAGGAGAAGCAGGCCCGGCTGTTCCTGGCGATGATGGAGCTCCTGAGGGAGAGCAAGGAACAGGCGCCGAAGCCGTCCGGTGCAGCCGGGCAGGCGATCTCCCCGGACGAGGAGCTGCCCGAAGGGCTCGGCAAGCTGTTCCCCCAGGGGGCGCACGGTCCGCTGAAGCGCTGGCCCGGCAAGGAAAGCCTGCGCATCCGGATCGCGGGGCTGCTCGCCCAGCGGTTCGAGCCCCATAAGCGCTACACGGAGAAGGAAGTCAATGATGTGCTTGAACAAGCTTGGCCGGATTACGCCGTCCTGCGGCGCTACATGGTCGAATACGGCTTTATGGAGCGCAAAGACGACGGCAGTGCATATTGGCTGGCGGAAGAGAAAGATTCTACCGGCACGGAAGCGGCCGCAGAGGCTGACTCCGGAAGCGTGGGGGCCAAGCCGAGCCGCGAGAAGCGCAAGGAGCTCGTGCAGGCGTATCAGGAAACCGAGCGGCCGGCCGGTGTGTTCCGAGTGATCAACCGACGCACGGGCCGCATGCTCATCGGCTCTTCCCGCAATCTCGGGGGGATGAAGAACCGGATCTGGTTCCAGCTCGAGAGCGGCAGCCATCCGAGCAAGGAACTGCAGGAGGAGTTCCGGGCGTCGGACGGGGAGGGCATCGACTTCGAGGTGCTGGAGGAGCT containing:
- a CDS encoding DUF2087 domain-containing protein; translated protein: MKEHQPSELLWSASQEELKKGYRFEPDSGVYRCLACSAQSEQGIIYPAGEERPGLYLDAGRWMKEHIASAHGSMMHYLSSLDKKWTGLSDLQRSLLLLFHEGHSDAEIVKKVGGGSASTIRNHRFMLREKEKQARLFLAMMELLRESKEQAPKPSGAAGQAISPDEELPEGLGKLFPQGAHGPLKRWPGKESLRIRIAGLLAQRFEPHKRYTEKEVNDVLEQAWPDYAVLRRYMVEYGFMERKDDGSAYWLAEEKDSTGTEAAAEADSGSVGAKPSREKRKELVQAYQETERPAGVFRVINRRTGRMLIGSSRNLGGMKNRIWFQLESGSHPSKELQEEFRASDGEGIDFEVLEELPLRGINADEAGKLLAQLEAKWMDELKPYGERGYHPEPREGGSGR